The nucleotide sequence GCGCGCGTCGAGGTAGCCCAGCCAGGCCTCCGGAAAGGGGCGGCGAAGCAGTCGCCGACGCCGGAACTGGCGGATGAAGGAGAACATGCGCCCTGGCATAGCAGACGTGCACGGCGCGAGGAGCACCTCCCGGGACGAAACTGGAGGTAGATTGCGCCTGGCGGGCGCGGCCGGCAGCCCCTTTCACGGACGTGCAACGAGTGATGAGCAGACGCGTGTGGGTTCGATGCGCGGCGCTGGGGCTGAGCCTCCTGGCGTCCCAGGCACCGGCGCAAATCACGGAGTCAGACCCGGTCGTCGAGGAAGTGGTGGTCCGCGGCCCGGAGAAGACCCAGCCGGACACGGTGCGCGCCTATGCGCGCGTGGGGGAAGGAGACCCGCTCACGCTCGAGGACCTGGCCAAGGTCGAGCGGCGGCTGGTCGCCACGGGCCTCTTCCAGGAGGTGAAGGTCAGCTACGAGCCTTCCGGGCCGGGCCGGGTGCGGCTGATTCTGGAGGTGGAGGACAAGGCCTCCTGGGTGGTGGCGCCCACCTTCGTGCTGCAATCCGACAACGTCGGCGGCGGCGTGCTGTACGCGGAGAACAACCTCTGGGGCCGCAGCAAGAAGTTCGCGACCGCGGCCCAGGTGAGCACGGCGGAGAGCGGCATCTTCGCGGGCTTCCTGGACCCGAACCTCTTCGGGCTGCCCCAGCTCCGCTTCAGCCTGGAAGGCCAGCTTCGCAGCGACCGGGTAGACGAGTACCAGGCCGGCTCCGGCCAGCGGCGCCCAGAGGTGGTGCGACGGACGCGAATGAACTCCGCGTCCATCGCCGGAGAGCTGGGCTTCCTGCTGTTCGAGCGCGTCCGCGCGGCGGCCAAGTACCGGCTGATGTCCATCGACGCGAAGTCCCCCGACACCTCCGAGGAGGTGACGACGCCCGCGTTCTCCCTGGGCCCGTCGCAGCAGGATGCATCCCTGCGGCTGATGGTGGGCATCGACACGCGGCAGAACCTGCACGCGGTGATGGAGGGCCTCAACCTGGAGGCTTCCTACGAGCGCTCCAATCCCGGCGTCGGCAGTGACTTCCGCTACGAGCGCTTCGGCCTGCTGTACCGCCATGGCCTGCGGCTGGTGGGTGAACACAACCTGGTGCTGCGCGGCGAGGCCGTGGCGGGGGTGGACCTGCCCTTCCATCAGGAGTTCGTGATGGGCGGCAATTCACTGCGCGGCTTCGTCTACCGCCAGTTCCGGGGCGACACGCGCCTGTCCTTCACCGCCGAGTACCACTTCCCCCTCTTCACGGTGAACCCGCTGTCCTTCCGCGGCGTCGCCTTCTCCGACACGGGGATGATGATGTGGCGCAAGCTGCCCGGGGACCGGGAGCTGCGGGACGTCAATGGGCGCGTGGTGCGCAGCTACCTGCCCGACGCGGAAGACGGGCTGGGCAACGCCACGGTGGCCCAGGGCGTGGGCGCCGGCCTGCGGCTGTACCTGCGCAACATCGTGCTGCCCCTGGTGGGCGTGGACGCGGCCTACAGCGTCAACTCGGGCGAGTTCCGCTTCTATCTGGTGGCGGGGGTGAATCCGTCCTAGGGACGACACGTCAGGCAGCCCCGCGGTGGGGCGTCGGGTGCGGCGCGACATGCCCCCATGTCATGAGGGCATGCGCGTCTCCTCTCCCCGCTTCCCGCGAGTCCGCCATGTCCGACGAACGCTTCACGACCAGCCGCGAGGTCTACCACCGCATCCAGTGGGACCCGCGGTTCGACCCCCGCGAGTTCACCATCGGCTACGACGCCCATGGTGAGACGCGCGAGGAGATGCCGTTCGCGGCCTTCGTTCCGGACGGCGAGATTCCCTGGCACCGCGTCTGGTACTTCAAGCGGGGCCACCAGGTGGTCTGGGACCGCGAGCAGCGCTTGGACCTGCTGAATTCGCCGCAACCTCCGCCCGGGTAGCGGGTTGAAGAGAGCGGATGCGAAGATGACGGGCATGCGGAGAACGCTGCTGGTCGTCCTTGGAGTCGTCCTGGCTGCCTGTGGTGAATCAGACGCGCCCACCCCGGATGGAGGCGCGTCTCCATCCGCCCCCGACGCGGGAGTTCCCCAGCCCGACGCGGGGAGCCCTCTGGACGATGCCGGAACCCCGGAGCCGGACGCCGGCTCGCCGTGGTCCACGGTGACCGCCGTGCTGGAGGCACGCGTCGCCGAGGCGGGTGCCTCCGTCCCGGGACTGGGCCTCGCGGTGTACGACGCGCAGGACCGCAAGGTGTACGAACACATCGTCGGGGACTTCGCGCCGGACCGGCGGGTGGCCGTGGCCTCCGCGTCGAAGATGGTGTCCGGCACCCTCCTCTTCGAGCTCATCCGCCAGGGCCGTCTCTCGTTGGACTCCACCACGGGCCAGGTGCTCGGCTGGACGGGGAACAAGGCGGGAATCACCCTGCGTCACCTGCTCTCCTTCACGTCGGGACTGCAGCCCTCGCACCTCTGCGCGTTCCAATCCGGCATCACCCTGGCGGACTGTGTCGCCAGCATCGCCCAGACCTCACAGGTCGCGGCTCCCGGGGCGCGCTTCGACTACGGCAGCACGCACTTGCATGTCGCCGCGCGCATGGCGGAGGTGAGCACGGGCAAGACGTGGAACGCCCTCTTCACCGAGACGCTGGCCCAGCCGCTGGGCTTGCCTTCAGGCGTCACCTACTTCACCGCGCCCAATCACCCGCTGGGCACCACCAATCCCCTGGTGGCGGGCGGGCTGCGCGCGTCCATGAATGAGTACGCGCCCCTGCTGGCGCTCGTCTTCCACCGGGGCACGCATGCCGGCGGCGTCGTGGGCACGCCGGAGCTCTTCGATGCACAGGCCGTCGAGCCCTTCCCTGACGTCGTCGTCGGCAACTCGCCAGCGGCGGACATGGGCCTGGACCTCCGCTACGGCCTGACAGCGTGGCTGGAGTGCCCCACGCCCGCGCAGGGCTGCGCCGTCATCAGCTCGCCAGGGGCGTTCGGATGGACGCCCTGGGTGGACCGGGAGGCGGGCTACTACGCCGTCCTCGGGATGCACCTCCAGCGGGATGACCCGGGCGCGGGCGTCGTCAGCTTCGCGATGCGCCTCTCCACGGAGGTGAAGCCCCTCATCCGGGCGGCGCTGGCCCCCTGAACCAGCGGCTATCCGTCGAAGCGCCTCCGCCGCAGGTCCAGCATCCACGCCTCCAGCGCGGCCACGGCGTCGTCGGACGGCGACTCGGGCAGCACCGAGTCCGCCCGCGCGGCTTCGAGCACCTCGAACGCGCGCGACACCTCGCCGCGCCACCGCTCGCTCAGGGCCTCCGGAAGCTCGCTCTTCTCCCCGCGCAGCTTCTGCTCCACCAGGGCATGGGCCTCCGCGAAACCGTACCGCGACAGCAGCTCCGTGACGTCCGTCTCCACCACGCCGGTCCGCAGCGCATGGGTGCCCGTCAACGTGGTGCGCAGCACGTAGAGCAGCCGCTTCGCCGAACGGAAGCCGCTCTTCTCCCACTCGCGCAGCTGTCCCTGGGCAAAGCCGTTGTAGTGCCGGTACATCTTGCGCGACAGCACCGCGCGCACCAGCGGACGCAGCGACTCCAGGTCCGGAGACACGCGCAGGGGGATGGCCCCCAGCACCCGCTCCAGGTAGTTCCCATTGCCTTGCAGGATGCCCTGGAGCACCGGCAGCAGTTCGTTGGACGAGTAGTCCACCTCCACGCCCTCCAGCACCTCCAGTCGCTCCGTAGGGACGTGCACGGGCTGGAGCGTCAACAACGCCGCGGTATGCGCGACGTGGATGGACTTCAGGTCCAGGTCGCTGTCCGGCGAGGGGAAGCCATAGGCGTGCGCTCCGGACAGGGAGACGACCAGATGCGCGCGGTGCCGGGACTCTTCGTCCAGCACCCGGTCCGCCATCGCGCGTTGATGTTCCGTCAAGGTGCCCTTCATTCCGAATCCCTCCACCCCATGGCCGGGGCCTCCGGCGCGTCACGTCCCAGCGGCCCGGGCTCCTTCAGCACCCAGCGCCGCGCCAGCTCCTCGCCCACGCGCCGCAGCAACCGGTCCGCGCGTTCGTAGTCCGGATGCTCCGGCAGACGGCTCTCCCGGTGCGCGGCCTCCAGGTCCGGCGCAAGGGCCTCCGCGTCCCGCAGCACGTCCTCCAGCGGCACGCGGCCCGCCTTGATGTCCAGCAGCCGCGCCTTCAGCGCGCCAGTGGCCTCGAAGACGGGCGTGCCCTCGCGCAACCACCCTGTCGCCGTGGCCACCAGCCGCAGCAGGTTGTAGGCGTTCTTCGGGCGCAGCTCGCGCGCGGAAGGAGGACGCTGACCGCCGCTTCGCGCATAAGTGGTGAGCGCCTTGAAGTCGTTGGCCGCCAACAGCCCCTGGTCCCAGAGCGAGCGGTAGAGCTGCTTCACGTACGTCTTCGCCGCCAGCAGCGCGTCCTGCGCCGACGGCGCCTCGCGGGGCGACACGGCCGACAGCCGGCGCGCCACCTCGTCCAGATCCGGCGCGGGCTCCTCGCACAGCCATTCGAGCAGCAGGTCCCGATGCTCCGCCAGTCGCTGGCTGCGCGTGAGCTTGTCGAGCTGGCTCATGGCGTAACGCCCGAAGCTGCCGAACAGGGCCTTGGACACGAAGGCGTCACGCTCCGCCAGGAGCCACTCGCCCACCGGATCCAACGCCTTCACGCCCGGCACGAAGAGCGTCTCCAGCGTGTTCGGGTCCGCGCGGAGCGCCTGCTCCACCGCCTTGTGGACCTCCCAGTACGTGGTGCTGCCATCCGCGCTCACCAAATCCCTGGGCGGGTCGACCAGTCCGAACCGCCAGGGGAGCGGCAAGGCGAACACGCCCCGCACATCCACGTCCGAGCGCTCGTCGGCGAGCCCCCATGCATGGCTGCCCACGCGCGTCTCCAGCACCACACACGGCGTCAGCGCGCTCCAGGCCGCCTCGCGGCGCTGGGCGAACTGCACCTGTCCCGGGCGCCGGGGCACCAGCTCGTCCCGCGCGAACCACACCTCCCCCACGCCGACAATCTGCACGTCGAAGCCGCCGTCATGCGCGCGGACCACACGGCCCACCACGCCCTGCGGAATGCGGCGGCCTCCCGAGGCCAGGCGCTCCACGCGCGTCGTCACCTCGGTGCCGTGGGGCAGCGGCACCGACAACCGGTCCACCTGCTCCATGCCCCGGATGCGCGCGCCGCCTGGGGAGGGAGCCTCCGTCGAGGAATCACTCATGGGGTCGTCACCTCTCGAATCAGTGCGAAAGCCGCCCAGGGACGGCGGGACGAGCGCCCCCCTGACCCGCCCCGAGGCGGGCCTCAGCGCCGGGTAGACACCGCCGCATCATGGCCCAGCTCCGCCGCCAGCCGCTCGTCGGGGTCCGGCCGCTTGTCGCGCAGGGTGACGAACTCCTCGGCCGCGGTGGGGTGGATGCCCACGGTGGCATCGAGCTGCTTCTTGGTGACGCCACACTTCACCGCCACCGCCAGACCCTGGATGATTTCCGGCGCGTCCGCCCCCACCATGTGACAGCCGAGCACGCGGTTGGACTCGCGCTCCACGACCACCTTCATCATGGTGCGCTCGTTGCGCCCGCTCAGGGTGTGCTTCATGGGGCGGAAGCTGGTGACGTAGATGTCCAGCTTCCCATGGCGCTCCCGCGCCTCCTGCTCCGTCATCCCCACGGAGGCCACGGGCGGCTGGCTGAAGACAGCCGACGGTACGTTGGTGTGGTCCATCTGCGTCGGGTTGTCGTTGAAGAGCGTCTCCGCCAGGGCACGCCCTTCCGAGATGGCCACCGGCGTGAGGTTGATGCGGTCGGTGATGTCGCCCACCGCATAGATGCTCTCCACCGAGGTGCGGGACCACGCGTCCACCACCACCGCGCCGCGCGCGTCCAGCACCACACCCACTTCCTCCAGCCCCAGTCCCCCCGAGTTGGGAACGCGCCCGGTGGCGAACAGCACCGCGTCCGCCTCCACCGTCTCGCCCCCCCTCGTCAGCAGGCTCACCCCACCCTCGGCGCGCTTTTCGATGTCCCGGATGAAGGTGTCCGTCATCAGCTCGATGCCCTTCTTGCGCATCTCCTCCGTGAGGAAGGAGCGGACGTCGTCATCGAACCCGCCCAGCACGCTGGCGCCGCGAATCAACATCGTCACCTTGGAGCCCAGCCCGTGGAAGACGCCCGCCAGCTCCACGCCGATGTACCCGGCCCCGACGACGACCAGCCGCCGAGGCAGCTCGGGGAAGGACAGCGCCTCATCGGAGGTGATGGCGTGCTCGATGCCGGTGATGTCGGGCGGAAGGTAGGGCCGCGAGCCGGTGGCAATCAGGATGCGCTCGGCCGTGTACAGCTTTCCGGCCACCTCCACCGTGTGCGGGTCCACCACGCGCCCGCGCCCTTCCATCAGCGTCACGCCCGAGTCGCGCAACAGGCGCGCATACACGCCACGCAGCCGGTCCAACTCCTTGTCCTTGGCGGCCAGCAGCTTGCTCCAGGTGAACCGCGGCTCCTGGACCGTCCAGCCGTAGCCCTCCGCGTCCTGGAACTCCTCCCGGAAGTGCGCGCCGTACACCAGGAGCTTCTTGGGCACGCAGCCGCGGTGGACACACGTGCCGCCCACGTCGCGGTCCTCACACACCGCCACCCGGGCCCCGTGTGCCCCGGCCCTGCGGCTGGCCGCCACACCGCCAGAGCCGCCGCCAATGGTGAACAGGTCGAAGTCGTATCGGGCCATGCGCTTTGAATCTCCTCGGTGGCATTCGCGAATGAGCCAGAAGAGATAGCGCTCGGATGGGGCGTCGCGCACCGTCGACGTGCGCCTTCGCCGCGGAATCCGGGCCGCCCCGCTCTCCGCGTGTCAGGCGCCGGACAGGGCCAGGACGCTGTCCCGCAGGCGGCCCAGCAATAGGCGCGTCACTTCCAGCTCCGTCCGGCATCGCTCGAGCCGCTCGGGCATGTCCTCCAGCAGCCCGGAGTCCGCCTGCAATTCGATGTCGCGGGCCTGCGACTCCAGCGCGCTGGCACCGAACCAGGCCGCGTTCGACTTGAGCGTATGCGCCGCCCGGCCCAGGTCATCCGCGTGCCCACGCACCAGGGCCGAGTACGCGTCCTCCAGGAGCGCCGGCATGCTGTGCAGCGCGGTGTCGATGAGCTCGGGGAGAATCTGCGCCGCCTGCGCCCCCAGCTCCGCCCACAGCCGGGCGAGCGCGGCAGACTCCAGGCCCGGGATGCGCGCCGCGTCCGGCAGGCCTTCCATGACCGTTCGCAGTGGTGTCAGCGCGACCGCGCCGCTCGCGACCCGCCGCTCCGGTGCTACCTCTGAACGCCGGGGCTGGCAGCGCAGCAGCGCCGCCGTCAGCGCCTCCACGCGGATGGGCTTGCCCAGGAAGTCATCCATGCCCGCCGCGAAGCACTGCTCCCGGTCGGAGTCCATGGCGTTGGCCGTCATCGCGATGACCCAGGGCTGCGCCTTGGGCGGCAGTTCCTGGCGGATGCGGCGCGTGGCTTCCAGGCCATCCATCTCCGGCATCTGCAGGTCCATGAGGACCGCGTCGTAGCGCTTCTGGGACAACGCCTGTAGAGCCTGGCGGCCGTTCAGCGCCACGTCAGCGCGGTAGCCGAGCCGCTCCAGCACGAGCAGCGCCAGCTTCTGATTGGTGGCGTTGTCCTCCACCAGGAGGATGTCCAGCGGCACCGTGTCCCCCGGCCGCTCTCCCGGAAAGGGCCCCGCTTGCGAGGGCCGCGTCTGCCGGGGCTCCGGGAGCTGGGGAAGGTGCTGCGAGAAGCACGACACCAGCGCGTCGTAGAGCTGCGAGTCCTTCAGCGGACGCGACAAAACGGCCGCGAACAGGCCCTCGGGGGGATTGCCCCGCCGGCCCGGCGTCGACACCAGCACCAGGGGAAGGGCCCGCGTCTCCTCGCGCTGCCGGATGCGCTCGGCCAGCGCGGTGCCATCCAGCCCCGGCATGTGGTGGTCGATGAGCACCGCGTCGAATGAAGCCCCCGCCTCGAGTTGGGCGAGCGCCTCCATCCCCGACGCGGACTCCACGGGCACCAGGCCCCACGCCTGGAGCTGCCGGCCCAGCAACCTTCGAAACAGGGCGTTGTCATCCACGACGAGCACGCGCCGGCCCTGCAACAGCCCCTGCTCCTGGCGCGGCTGCACCGCGTAGGCCTGTGGCGCGGCCTGGGCGCGCAGGGTGAAGCGGAAGGTGGTGCCTTGTCCGGGCACGCCCTCACTCTCCACCCAGATGGTGCCGCCCATGGCCTCCACCAGCCGCTTGGAGATGGCCAACCCCAGCCCCGTGCCGCCAAAGCGCCGCGACACGGAGGCATCCAACTGGTTGAACGGCTGGAACAGCCCGGTGCGCCGGTCGTCGGGAATCCCCGGGCCGGTGTCCTGCACGCTGAAGGTCAGCTCCCAGTCCGCCGCGCCCTCCGCGCCGCCCAGGGCCAATCCCTCCACGCTCACCACCGCGCCGCCGTGCTCGGTAAACTTGAGCGCGTTGCCCACCAGGTTGAGCAGCACCTGGCGGAGGCGCGACGCATCGCCCACCAGCATCTGCGGCAGCTGCGGCGCGAGGTCACACCCCAGGTCCAGCCCCTTCTCGCTGGCGCGCACGGCCATCAGGTCCAGGACGGACTCCACGCACAGGCGCAGGTCGAAGGGCCGCAGCTCCGCCTCGAAGCGACCGGCCTCGATCTTGGAGAAGTCCAGCACGTCGTTGAGCAACGTCAGCAGCGCCTCGCTGCTCTGCCGGATGGTGGCGACGAAGTCGCGCTGCTCTTCCGTCAGCGCCCGGTCCAGGAGCAGGCCCGTCATGCCGATGATGGCGTTCATCGGCGTGCGGATTTCGTGGCTCATGGTGGCCAGGAACAGGCTCTTGGCCTGATTGGCCGCCTCCGCCGCCTTGCGTGCCCGTTCGAGGTCGGTGATGTCGTGGTAGATGGCGATGAAGCCGAGCTGCCGCCCGCCCACCGACACCGGCAGCGCCCGCAGCTCCACATCCACCACGCTGCCATCCTTGCGAACCCGCCGGGTGACGGAGCGCAGCCGCCCGCGCTGCACGACCTCGCGCGACGCCTGCTCCGCTTCCGGGAGGACGGTGGGCTCGGTGGCGACCAGTTCGAAGATGTGCTTGCCGAGCGCTTCCGCCGGCGAATACCCGAACAGGCGCGTGGCCTCGGGGTTCCACGACAGCACGCGGAACTGGCGGGTGATGGTGATGATGGCCACCGGGCTGTTGATGACCACCGCCTCGAAGAACTCCTTCTGCTGCCGGAGCGAGGCCTCCACCTCCAGGCGGGCCGTCATGTCATGGAGCTGCAAGACCCAGCCCCCGTCCCCTTCTCCGGACAGGGGCAGCGTCACCACCCGCAGGTAGTGCGCGGGGCCAGAGCCGCCTGGGCGATGCCCGGCCAGCTCCGTCTCGCGCAGGGCGGCATCGGCGGGAGCGCGGGGCTCGGGAGGACGCCAGCCGGGCAGGAGCAGCCCCACCGGCTGCCCCACGAGTCTGGCACGCGGCCCGAAGATGCGTTCCGCGGCGCGGTTGACCTCCACGATGCGCTGCCCAGCATCCAGCACGAGCACCCCATCCCGCGAGTGCTCGAAAATCGCTGCATGTGCGCTTGACGCCAGGTCAGCCACCCTTCCCCCTGCCGCGAGAATGAAGGCCCGCTCGGACCGCATCATGCCAGACGCGCGCGCGGACCAGGTCGGTGTTGCAACGAGCCGTCAGCGGCTGTTCCACCAGGCCTT is from Myxococcus virescens and encodes:
- a CDS encoding BamA/TamA family outer membrane protein, which gives rise to MSRRVWVRCAALGLSLLASQAPAQITESDPVVEEVVVRGPEKTQPDTVRAYARVGEGDPLTLEDLAKVERRLVATGLFQEVKVSYEPSGPGRVRLILEVEDKASWVVAPTFVLQSDNVGGGVLYAENNLWGRSKKFATAAQVSTAESGIFAGFLDPNLFGLPQLRFSLEGQLRSDRVDEYQAGSGQRRPEVVRRTRMNSASIAGELGFLLFERVRAAAKYRLMSIDAKSPDTSEEVTTPAFSLGPSQQDASLRLMVGIDTRQNLHAVMEGLNLEASYERSNPGVGSDFRYERFGLLYRHGLRLVGEHNLVLRGEAVAGVDLPFHQEFVMGGNSLRGFVYRQFRGDTRLSFTAEYHFPLFTVNPLSFRGVAFSDTGMMMWRKLPGDRELRDVNGRVVRSYLPDAEDGLGNATVAQGVGAGLRLYLRNIVLPLVGVDAAYSVNSGEFRFYLVAGVNPS
- a CDS encoding DUF504 domain-containing protein, which encodes MSDERFTTSREVYHRIQWDPRFDPREFTIGYDAHGETREEMPFAAFVPDGEIPWHRVWYFKRGHQVVWDREQRLDLLNSPQPPPG
- a CDS encoding serine hydrolase domain-containing protein produces the protein MRRTLLVVLGVVLAACGESDAPTPDGGASPSAPDAGVPQPDAGSPLDDAGTPEPDAGSPWSTVTAVLEARVAEAGASVPGLGLAVYDAQDRKVYEHIVGDFAPDRRVAVASASKMVSGTLLFELIRQGRLSLDSTTGQVLGWTGNKAGITLRHLLSFTSGLQPSHLCAFQSGITLADCVASIAQTSQVAAPGARFDYGSTHLHVAARMAEVSTGKTWNALFTETLAQPLGLPSGVTYFTAPNHPLGTTNPLVAGGLRASMNEYAPLLALVFHRGTHAGGVVGTPELFDAQAVEPFPDVVVGNSPAADMGLDLRYGLTAWLECPTPAQGCAVISSPGAFGWTPWVDREAGYYAVLGMHLQRDDPGAGVVSFAMRLSTEVKPLIRAALAP
- a CDS encoding nucleotidyltransferase domain-containing protein; translated protein: MKGTLTEHQRAMADRVLDEESRHRAHLVVSLSGAHAYGFPSPDSDLDLKSIHVAHTAALLTLQPVHVPTERLEVLEGVEVDYSSNELLPVLQGILQGNGNYLERVLGAIPLRVSPDLESLRPLVRAVLSRKMYRHYNGFAQGQLREWEKSGFRSAKRLLYVLRTTLTGTHALRTGVVETDVTELLSRYGFAEAHALVEQKLRGEKSELPEALSERWRGEVSRAFEVLEAARADSVLPESPSDDAVAALEAWMLDLRRRRFDG
- a CDS encoding DNA polymerase beta superfamily protein, which gives rise to MSDSSTEAPSPGGARIRGMEQVDRLSVPLPHGTEVTTRVERLASGGRRIPQGVVGRVVRAHDGGFDVQIVGVGEVWFARDELVPRRPGQVQFAQRREAAWSALTPCVVLETRVGSHAWGLADERSDVDVRGVFALPLPWRFGLVDPPRDLVSADGSTTYWEVHKAVEQALRADPNTLETLFVPGVKALDPVGEWLLAERDAFVSKALFGSFGRYAMSQLDKLTRSQRLAEHRDLLLEWLCEEPAPDLDEVARRLSAVSPREAPSAQDALLAAKTYVKQLYRSLWDQGLLAANDFKALTTYARSGGQRPPSARELRPKNAYNLLRLVATATGWLREGTPVFEATGALKARLLDIKAGRVPLEDVLRDAEALAPDLEAAHRESRLPEHPDYERADRLLRRVGEELARRWVLKEPGPLGRDAPEAPAMGWRDSE
- the gor gene encoding glutathione-disulfide reductase — encoded protein: MARYDFDLFTIGGGSGGVAASRRAGAHGARVAVCEDRDVGGTCVHRGCVPKKLLVYGAHFREEFQDAEGYGWTVQEPRFTWSKLLAAKDKELDRLRGVYARLLRDSGVTLMEGRGRVVDPHTVEVAGKLYTAERILIATGSRPYLPPDITGIEHAITSDEALSFPELPRRLVVVGAGYIGVELAGVFHGLGSKVTMLIRGASVLGGFDDDVRSFLTEEMRKKGIELMTDTFIRDIEKRAEGGVSLLTRGGETVEADAVLFATGRVPNSGGLGLEEVGVVLDARGAVVVDAWSRTSVESIYAVGDITDRINLTPVAISEGRALAETLFNDNPTQMDHTNVPSAVFSQPPVASVGMTEQEARERHGKLDIYVTSFRPMKHTLSGRNERTMMKVVVERESNRVLGCHMVGADAPEIIQGLAVAVKCGVTKKQLDATVGIHPTAAEEFVTLRDKRPDPDERLAAELGHDAAVSTRR
- a CDS encoding response regulator, with translation MMRSERAFILAAGGRVADLASSAHAAIFEHSRDGVLVLDAGQRIVEVNRAAERIFGPRARLVGQPVGLLLPGWRPPEPRAPADAALRETELAGHRPGGSGPAHYLRVVTLPLSGEGDGGWVLQLHDMTARLEVEASLRQQKEFFEAVVINSPVAIITITRQFRVLSWNPEATRLFGYSPAEALGKHIFELVATEPTVLPEAEQASREVVQRGRLRSVTRRVRKDGSVVDVELRALPVSVGGRQLGFIAIYHDITDLERARKAAEAANQAKSLFLATMSHEIRTPMNAIIGMTGLLLDRALTEEQRDFVATIRQSSEALLTLLNDVLDFSKIEAGRFEAELRPFDLRLCVESVLDLMAVRASEKGLDLGCDLAPQLPQMLVGDASRLRQVLLNLVGNALKFTEHGGAVVSVEGLALGGAEGAADWELTFSVQDTGPGIPDDRRTGLFQPFNQLDASVSRRFGGTGLGLAISKRLVEAMGGTIWVESEGVPGQGTTFRFTLRAQAAPQAYAVQPRQEQGLLQGRRVLVVDDNALFRRLLGRQLQAWGLVPVESASGMEALAQLEAGASFDAVLIDHHMPGLDGTALAERIRQREETRALPLVLVSTPGRRGNPPEGLFAAVLSRPLKDSQLYDALVSCFSQHLPQLPEPRQTRPSQAGPFPGERPGDTVPLDILLVEDNATNQKLALLVLERLGYRADVALNGRQALQALSQKRYDAVLMDLQMPEMDGLEATRRIRQELPPKAQPWVIAMTANAMDSDREQCFAAGMDDFLGKPIRVEALTAALLRCQPRRSEVAPERRVASGAVALTPLRTVMEGLPDAARIPGLESAALARLWAELGAQAAQILPELIDTALHSMPALLEDAYSALVRGHADDLGRAAHTLKSNAAWFGASALESQARDIELQADSGLLEDMPERLERCRTELEVTRLLLGRLRDSVLALSGA